A genomic segment from Candidatus Brocadia sinica JPN1 encodes:
- a CDS encoding DUF1328 domain-containing protein has translation MLYWAIVFFIVSIVAALFGFTGIAVATATIAKFLFFIFVVVFIICLVFGLLGLPHDHPPL, from the coding sequence ATGCTATATTGGGCTATAGTATTCTTTATCGTTTCGATTGTAGCGGCACTGTTTGGTTTTACCGGAATTGCTGTTGCAACTGCAACCATTGCGAAGTTTCTTTTCTTTATATTTGTCGTTGTCTTTATTATTTGTCTTGTATTTGGTCTCTTGGGACTCCCTCATGATCATCCGCCATTATGA
- a CDS encoding sirohydrochlorin chelatase: MGKLVFWCRIFLSILVVGFFHASRIYGRELLKKKMVASTEVTIGQGARGVFQREELGGLKECPLGRNEKLEEKGIAIQSVNQSKNIGVLVLAHGVHRMHGEQVHEERNSEALPLWNASVLEVVKPLTDKYPLEVAFGMADPDTIKEAVHSLEEKGVSEVIVVPLFISSHSPIIGNSRYILGIQEKLPETTTVKSLPRIESRIKFRMSGALDDSMLVAEILFERAMELSANPPNETVILVGHGPNDEKENRLWLADMEKLAYYVREKGNFKKVKVATWRSDAPEEIKERAIHELRTMVEMSGKDGKVIAIPHLLATGGVESEIVAALKGLPYIFNGKTLLPHSNITRWVEMQVEEQMKESTGRQR, translated from the coding sequence ATGGGAAAACTTGTTTTCTGGTGCAGAATTTTTTTAAGCATTCTGGTCGTAGGTTTTTTCCACGCTTCAAGAATTTACGGACGAGAGCTTCTGAAAAAGAAGATGGTGGCAAGTACAGAGGTTACCATAGGGCAAGGAGCAAGGGGGGTTTTCCAGAGAGAGGAATTGGGAGGATTGAAAGAATGTCCATTGGGAAGAAATGAAAAATTAGAAGAAAAGGGAATTGCCATACAATCTGTAAATCAGTCCAAGAACATAGGTGTGCTTGTCCTTGCACACGGAGTACATCGCATGCACGGAGAACAGGTGCATGAAGAGCGCAATTCGGAGGCACTTCCCTTGTGGAATGCTTCTGTTCTGGAAGTGGTAAAGCCACTCACTGATAAATATCCGCTGGAAGTTGCCTTTGGTATGGCTGATCCGGATACCATAAAGGAAGCTGTTCATAGCTTAGAAGAAAAGGGCGTTTCTGAAGTGATCGTGGTGCCACTCTTCATCTCCTCTCACAGCCCAATCATAGGTAATTCCCGTTACATCCTGGGTATTCAGGAGAAATTGCCCGAAACTACCACTGTTAAATCCTTACCAAGGATAGAAAGCAGGATAAAATTTCGCATGTCAGGCGCTCTGGATGATAGCATGCTCGTTGCGGAAATTCTTTTCGAAAGGGCTATGGAGCTTAGCGCTAATCCGCCTAATGAAACGGTTATTCTGGTCGGGCACGGGCCTAATGATGAAAAAGAAAATAGACTCTGGCTGGCTGACATGGAAAAGCTAGCCTACTATGTTCGCGAGAAAGGCAACTTTAAGAAAGTTAAGGTTGCGACATGGAGGAGTGATGCCCCGGAGGAGATCAAAGAGAGGGCTATTCATGAGCTGAGAACAATGGTAGAGATGAGCGGCAAAGACGGGAAGGTCATTGCAATCCCACACTTACTCGCCACGGGTGGTGTAGAAAGTGAAATTGTGGCCGCTTTGAAAGGACTTCCCTATATCTTCAATGGCAAAACCCTATTACCCCATAGCAACATAACGAGGTGGGTAGAAATGCAGGTAGAAGAACAAATGAAAGAATCCACGGGGAGACAGCGATGA
- a CDS encoding alpha,alpha-trehalose-phosphate synthase (UDP-forming), with translation MIYSKETLKELISAKLKDYKLIIVSNREPYSHNYVGEEIKCIIPASGMVTALDPIIRAEGGTWIAYGSGDADKEVVDSKDRIAVPPDNPQYTLRRVWLTHEEEERFYYGFSNEALWPLCHIVYVKPKFNEADWLAYKSVNQKFANVILEEVGNGKAFVFIQDYHFTLLPKMLKESRPDLLVAQFWHIPWPNREAFRICPWGQEILEGLLGNDLLGFHVQYHCNNFLDTVDRNLESRIDYGKFTATKEGKTTHVRPFPISIDFDDLNLQSQGKDVENEMARIKRELGLKGQIIGVGLDRVDYTKGIPERFKAIDRFLEKHPEYRNKFTFIQAGTISRIHIEDYRDYNDTIYDLMNEINHKYHSGRWTPIRLLKSHFNRISIQALYRLSDICIVSSLHDGMNLVAKEFIATRFDESGVLLLSRFTGAAEELTGSIQINPYAIDTFAGAIKTAIEMPPDEKKKRMQRLREHLLEHNIYNWGQSIVNELIKLHQ, from the coding sequence GGTCACGGCGCTGGATCCCATTATTCGGGCCGAAGGAGGGACATGGATTGCTTATGGCAGTGGTGACGCCGATAAGGAGGTAGTAGATAGCAAAGATCGTATTGCCGTTCCGCCTGACAACCCACAGTATACCCTTCGGAGAGTCTGGCTTACCCATGAGGAGGAAGAGAGGTTTTATTACGGCTTTTCCAATGAGGCGCTGTGGCCGCTTTGCCATATCGTGTACGTCAAGCCCAAATTTAATGAAGCAGATTGGCTGGCATACAAATCGGTGAATCAGAAATTTGCCAATGTTATTTTGGAAGAGGTTGGAAATGGCAAGGCATTCGTTTTTATTCAAGACTATCATTTTACCTTACTCCCCAAGATGCTAAAAGAAAGCAGGCCGGATTTGCTTGTAGCACAGTTCTGGCATATTCCCTGGCCAAACCGGGAGGCATTCCGTATATGCCCGTGGGGTCAGGAAATTCTGGAGGGACTCCTGGGAAATGATCTTCTGGGATTCCATGTCCAGTACCATTGCAACAATTTCCTCGATACTGTAGACCGGAATCTGGAGTCAAGGATAGATTATGGAAAGTTTACTGCCACGAAAGAAGGAAAGACGACCCATGTCCGGCCATTTCCCATTAGTATTGATTTTGATGATCTCAACTTGCAATCTCAGGGGAAAGACGTTGAAAATGAAATGGCGCGAATCAAGAGAGAACTTGGTTTAAAAGGACAAATTATCGGTGTGGGATTAGACCGGGTGGATTACACCAAGGGCATTCCTGAAAGATTTAAGGCCATTGACAGATTCCTTGAAAAACACCCTGAATATAGAAATAAGTTTACCTTCATACAGGCAGGCACCATAAGCCGGATCCACATTGAGGACTATCGGGATTACAACGATACGATATATGACCTCATGAACGAGATTAATCATAAATACCATAGTGGAAGGTGGACGCCCATACGATTATTAAAATCACACTTTAATCGGATAAGTATACAGGCCCTCTACCGTTTATCGGACATCTGTATCGTTAGCTCATTACACGATGGCATGAATCTGGTTGCCAAGGAGTTTATTGCCACCCGTTTCGACGAGTCTGGCGTATTGCTCCTCAGCCGGTTTACCGGCGCAGCCGAAGAACTCACGGGCAGTATTCAAATCAATCCTTACGCTATCGACACTTTTGCCGGGGCGATAAAGACCGCCATCGAAATGCCTCCCGACGAAAAGAAAAAAAGGATGCAACGACTCAGGGAGCATCTGCTGGAACACAATATATACAACTGGGGACAGAGTATAGTGAATGAACTCATCAAATTACATCAATGA
- a CDS encoding GlsB/YeaQ/YmgE family stress response membrane protein has product MFFTIWIISGIIAGWLTGLVVKGRGYGLIGFLVIGALGGIIGGWIFRMFWLLSSNWIGNIFAALIGGVILIAIVRTIRR; this is encoded by the coding sequence TTGTTTTTCACGATTTGGATTATCAGCGGCATTATCGCCGGCTGGCTCACTGGACTGGTGGTAAAAGGACGAGGCTACGGACTCATTGGCTTCTTGGTTATTGGGGCATTGGGTGGTATAATTGGAGGCTGGATATTCAGAATGTTTTGGCTACTATCGTCCAATTGGATTGGAAATATCTTTGCGGCTTTAATTGGAGGAGTAATACTAATCGCGATTGTTCGCACCATACGTCGATGA
- a CDS encoding DUF5752 family protein, translating into MGTLQKAKEPFRFYTQTHIPELTGLKASNLQELLDLIKTVPGSVIYHHTHSFLQQHQYLSPEPPNDFAYWINGVLGDEVLGEDLFSIDTIQYTTIRELRNEIIRTIENYIAKHPKSLQRFATSGEAFHFVKSISFVFQTPYTASDLKEFQAVLQRITLDSIYFHMFEARLRIGVGTNDFSHWLEHSLSESKLANKIASLDPYTHTMENLRFALVKLTEKRIVELSLEEFPARVTLQNP; encoded by the coding sequence ATGGGCACCTTACAGAAGGCAAAAGAGCCATTTAGATTCTATACGCAGACACATATACCAGAACTCACCGGGCTAAAGGCAAGCAATCTGCAGGAGTTGTTAGACCTCATAAAAACGGTTCCAGGGTCGGTTATCTATCATCATACCCACAGTTTTCTTCAGCAACACCAATATTTGTCACCGGAACCTCCAAATGATTTTGCCTATTGGATTAATGGTGTTTTGGGTGACGAGGTGCTCGGCGAAGATCTGTTTAGTATTGATACGATCCAATACACAACCATCCGTGAACTTCGTAACGAAATCATTCGCACCATTGAAAACTACATAGCAAAACATCCTAAATCGCTTCAAAGATTTGCAACATCAGGGGAAGCGTTCCATTTTGTAAAATCGATTAGCTTTGTCTTTCAAACACCCTATACAGCCTCAGACCTCAAGGAATTTCAAGCAGTATTGCAAAGGATTACCCTTGATTCTATTTACTTTCACATGTTTGAGGCCAGACTTCGTATTGGAGTGGGTACGAATGATTTTTCTCACTGGCTTGAACATAGTCTGTCAGAGAGCAAACTGGCAAATAAAATTGCATCGCTGGATCCATATACCCATACCATGGAAAACCTGAGATTTGCTCTGGTAAAATTAACAGAAAAAAGGATTGTTGAACTCTCTTTAGAGGAATTTCCTGCCAGGGTGACACTTCAAAATCCCTAA
- a CDS encoding helix-turn-helix domain-containing protein, with translation MPQFCAPLLCSNLRISTIFRHVGGALLEDSSLREDKKEACSPFISASDFPVTDHSLQKVKIQAIGQFERSYLTNLLIAHKGNITHAAKAAGKDRRTLQRLLRKYNLDARAFRIKYE, from the coding sequence GTGCCGCAGTTTTGTGCGCCTCTTCTGTGCTCGAACCTGAGGATATCGACCATTTTTCGCCATGTGGGGGGAGCGTTATTGGAAGACAGTTCTTTGCGGGAAGACAAGAAGGAGGCTTGCAGTCCATTCATCAGTGCATCCGATTTTCCGGTAACAGATCATTCTTTACAAAAGGTCAAGATACAAGCCATTGGTCAGTTCGAACGGTCATATCTGACGAATCTCCTTATTGCCCACAAAGGAAACATAACTCACGCCGCAAAGGCCGCGGGAAAAGACCGGAGGACTCTTCAGAGGCTTCTCCGGAAATATAACCTGGATGCACGTGCCTTCCGGATCAAATACGAGTAA
- a CDS encoding glycosyltransferase: MAKITEYESIVGPHTIEELKLLAGKLQGKLIQNINSTAVGGGVAEILNRMVPLLQELGVDTRWDFIKGGEDFFNVTKKFHNALHGKSEEITPQMFEIFMETSQRNIDEVKTIGNVVFIHDPQPITLVKKKTSIPDSKWIWRCHIDVSAPDKQVWNFLAPFIHQYDAAVFSSPNFSQLLPIRQFLITPSIDPLSDKNKDLPQETIDKVLEKYHIPADTPIITQISRFDYLKDPIGVIEAYRLVKKRIDCQLIIAGGTATDDPESTKVFAETKEVAGNDADIHILPIPSGSDIEINALQRASDVIIQKSLREGFGLTVTEALWKAKPVVASGTGGIPLQVKHKYSGLLCHSVAGAAFAIKQLLNSPEYAKRLGKNGHEHIKQNFLLTRHLKDYMLLFLCMYHPEDIVYL; encoded by the coding sequence ATGGCAAAGATCACTGAATATGAATCCATCGTTGGCCCCCACACCATTGAAGAATTGAAATTATTGGCAGGCAAACTTCAGGGGAAACTCATCCAGAACATCAATTCAACTGCTGTTGGTGGCGGTGTAGCAGAGATTCTTAATCGCATGGTGCCTCTATTGCAAGAATTAGGGGTAGACACCCGATGGGACTTTATCAAGGGTGGAGAGGATTTTTTCAACGTCACCAAAAAATTCCATAATGCCCTGCACGGTAAATCCGAAGAGATCACTCCGCAGATGTTTGAAATCTTCATGGAGACAAGCCAGCGGAATATTGACGAGGTGAAGACTATTGGAAACGTTGTGTTCATCCATGACCCGCAGCCTATCACCCTGGTTAAGAAAAAGACTTCCATTCCTGACAGCAAATGGATTTGGCGGTGCCATATAGACGTATCAGCGCCCGATAAGCAGGTATGGAACTTTTTGGCGCCATTTATCCATCAATATGATGCTGCTGTCTTTTCTTCTCCAAATTTTTCACAACTCTTACCTATCAGACAATTTCTGATAACACCTTCCATCGACCCTTTAAGTGATAAAAATAAGGATTTGCCGCAGGAGACAATCGACAAAGTCTTAGAAAAATATCATATACCTGCAGACACTCCCATTATTACTCAAATTTCACGGTTCGACTATTTAAAGGACCCTATCGGCGTTATTGAGGCGTATCGTTTGGTAAAAAAACGTATTGACTGTCAACTCATTATTGCCGGCGGTACGGCCACAGACGACCCGGAATCGACCAAGGTCTTTGCAGAGACAAAGGAAGTTGCTGGCAATGACGCTGACATACACATCCTCCCTATCCCTTCCGGCAGCGACATTGAGATCAATGCGCTCCAGAGGGCATCTGACGTTATTATTCAAAAATCACTTCGTGAAGGATTTGGACTTACCGTAACAGAGGCATTATGGAAGGCAAAACCAGTTGTCGCATCCGGCACAGGGGGTATTCCGTTACAGGTCAAACACAAATATAGCGGCCTCTTATGTCATAGTGTTGCCGGCGCAGCATTCGCCATTAAACAGTTATTAAACAGTCCTGAATATGCCAAAAGACTTGGTAAGAACGGCCATGAGCACATTAAGCAGAACTTCCTTCTTACCCGTCACTTAAAAGACTACATGCTCTTATTTCTGTGCATGTACCATCCCGAAGATATTGTTTACTTATAA
- a CDS encoding cytochrome P460 family protein, with protein sequence MKLNNLLILALLISFLFVGCERVKKVIEKKEIPKITVQEDLNAEKMASDLWRKIQGEKYWVNWKMWPGKEALYTGGREPHGALLTTYINEPALKTFIDKREQMQPGAIIIKENYMPDKTLVSITVMHKIEGFNPKVNDWFWAKFEPDGTITTAEKYGQTLILAGKVATCIECHSEQSANDYIFTSHLREGVSEAVKVEMEIPDIEKMAHELWNKMQSENYHVNWKMWPGKEACYEGKEPHGAFLTTYVNTAAHEVIMQKKEKMPPGAIIIKENYMPDKNIASITVMHKIEGFAPDAFDWFWVKFAPNGKVMTEEKDGKTITLAGKVAGCIECHGKQTSNDYIFTSPLKLEHMY encoded by the coding sequence ATGAAATTAAACAATTTGTTAATACTCGCGTTATTAATAAGTTTTCTTTTTGTAGGATGTGAAAGAGTAAAAAAGGTGATCGAGAAAAAAGAGATACCTAAGATTACCGTGCAAGAAGATTTGAATGCCGAAAAAATGGCTAGCGATCTCTGGAGGAAAATACAAGGGGAAAAATATTGGGTCAACTGGAAGATGTGGCCAGGCAAGGAAGCGTTATATACAGGAGGCAGAGAACCTCATGGGGCATTATTAACTACTTACATAAATGAACCCGCCTTAAAGACATTTATAGATAAAAGGGAACAGATGCAGCCCGGAGCGATAATTATTAAAGAAAATTATATGCCTGACAAAACCCTTGTTTCTATCACGGTAATGCACAAAATAGAGGGTTTTAATCCTAAGGTAAACGACTGGTTCTGGGCTAAATTTGAACCAGACGGCACGATCACTACTGCTGAAAAATATGGTCAGACTCTGATCCTGGCAGGTAAAGTTGCAACGTGTATTGAATGCCATAGTGAACAGAGCGCCAATGACTATATTTTTACAAGCCATTTGAGGGAAGGAGTGTCAGAAGCTGTAAAAGTGGAAATGGAAATACCCGACATCGAAAAAATGGCTCATGAACTCTGGAATAAAATGCAGAGTGAAAATTACCACGTAAACTGGAAGATGTGGCCAGGCAAGGAGGCATGTTATGAAGGAAAGGAGCCACATGGCGCTTTCTTAACTACCTATGTAAATACTGCCGCCCACGAGGTAATTATGCAAAAAAAGGAAAAGATGCCTCCCGGAGCGATAATTATTAAAGAAAACTACATGCCTGATAAAAACATCGCCTCAATAACCGTGATGCATAAGATAGAAGGTTTTGCTCCTGATGCTTTTGACTGGTTTTGGGTTAAATTTGCCCCAAACGGCAAAGTCATGACTGAAGAAAAAGATGGCAAGACCATAACGTTGGCCGGTAAAGTTGCTGGCTGCATAGAATGTCACGGGAAACAAACAAGTAACGACTATATTTTTACAAGTCCTTTGAAGTTAGAGCATATGTATTAA
- the otsB gene encoding trehalose-phosphatase, translating into MKYAFDHIQTINELLRTQKKIILLTDFDGTLTPIREHPDLAMLSEEVRQILLKFSQNRTFFLGIITGRSLRQIKKLVNIPGILYAANHGIELEGPGVRFSSSEAKKARCNLWHMYMRLFKSLRHIEGVYLEDKGYTISLHYRLVKKASDVEFVRKTLDSITKPYVERNILSLSTGKMVYEIRPPVKWNKATTIQWLLTNYFPLEFNGDALLVYLGDDQADIEVFTALSGKRLMIFVGTPLDTFSADYFVNSPEEVKVFLELLYNQKSEDNNGHLTEGKRAI; encoded by the coding sequence ATGAAATACGCATTCGACCATATTCAGACTATTAACGAACTTCTCCGGACACAGAAGAAAATAATCCTATTGACGGATTTTGACGGCACCTTAACGCCTATTCGTGAACATCCGGACCTTGCCATGCTCTCGGAAGAAGTGCGTCAGATTTTATTGAAATTTTCTCAGAACAGAACATTCTTTCTTGGCATAATAACGGGGCGTTCACTCCGGCAGATAAAAAAACTGGTTAATATTCCAGGGATTTTATATGCAGCCAATCATGGAATAGAGCTGGAGGGACCGGGCGTACGGTTTAGCAGTTCAGAGGCAAAAAAGGCACGCTGTAATCTCTGGCACATGTATATGCGGCTCTTTAAATCTTTAAGACATATTGAAGGGGTATACCTGGAAGACAAAGGCTATACCATTAGTTTGCATTACCGGTTGGTCAAAAAGGCAAGTGACGTGGAATTCGTAAGGAAGACCCTTGACAGTATTACAAAACCTTACGTAGAGAGAAATATACTGTCCCTGAGTACGGGAAAGATGGTTTATGAGATACGTCCGCCGGTAAAGTGGAATAAAGCCACTACGATTCAATGGTTATTGACCAATTATTTTCCCTTAGAATTCAACGGGGATGCACTTCTTGTTTATCTTGGCGATGATCAGGCAGATATAGAAGTATTTACTGCTTTAAGCGGGAAAAGGCTGATGATCTTTGTAGGAACACCATTGGATACATTCTCGGCTGATTACTTTGTCAACTCACCCGAAGAGGTAAAGGTTTTTTTAGAACTTCTTTATAATCAAAAAAGCGAGGACAACAATGGGCACCTTACAGAAGGCAAAAGAGCCATTTAG
- a CDS encoding GlsB/YeaQ/YmgE family stress response membrane protein has protein sequence MYLAIWIMSGILAGWLTGLVVKGRGYGLAGDLIIGLLGGIVGGWLFGLFGLYATSLIGNIIVAVIGGIVVVAVVRILRRA, from the coding sequence ATGTATCTCGCAATCTGGATTATGAGTGGCATTCTTGCCGGCTGGCTTACAGGACTGGTGGTAAAAGGGAGAGGCTATGGCCTTGCTGGTGACTTGATTATTGGACTATTGGGTGGCATCGTTGGAGGCTGGTTGTTCGGTTTGTTCGGTCTCTATGCTACCAGTTTGATCGGGAATATTATTGTGGCGGTGATTGGAGGCATTGTAGTAGTTGCAGTTGTTCGTATCCTACGCCGGGCATAG